Below is a window of Corvus cornix cornix isolate S_Up_H32 chromosome 2, ASM73873v5, whole genome shotgun sequence DNA.
AGTCAGgaattttttctgaagtactaTAAATTGGCAATTGTTTATGTACAGTAATGGACTCAATTACTCCTACCCCAGATTATGCAATAAGCATATTCAGTAACTGAGATAATTAAGCAATACACATATACTTTGAGCTACAGCAAAGCCTTGCCAGCATTAATTCTGGCAAATCAGAAGCCATGCACACATTGCAATGTCATTTATTCACACTTCGTTTTTCAGTGCTTCGTCCTTCACTGCTCTCTTCTGTAATGCTAATGTACCATTGCTTtgcaaataattaatattatgGTCTGACCACATGCAGTTTGCAGAAATTAACGGGTGACCTTCAACACTACACAGAAACACATACATGGTAGAAAACAAGGTTATGTAGCATTAGGGAAACTACTACATAAACTTATGCACATTATAAAAGTCAATACACCAACCAAAATTTTAAGACACCTTTGGATTGCACAAAGATGTATGCATTACAGCCCTACATTacagaaatgtttggttttgtttttttttttttaaagtctccCTCAAAGTCTCAACCACCATAACTTGTCTCCAGGCTTTAAATCTGTCAGAAATATTCTCTATttccattaatatttcttttttttttttttttaggccCAACACTTAAGTTGCTGATAGTTGTCTTTGAAGGCCTAAACCTCCTTAAATTTACTACATCCATGGCAGAACAAAAATGCTTCACATCACCAAACTCACATTATCTAACATCTCTTAGAACTTACTAATTGAGAGAGACTGAACGTCACTGCAGATTAATGCACCTCCTTTCAGTTTGAGCACCTGAGTTGAATCTAATCTGCACAAAAGTGACTAAAAATCAATCTAATCTGACAGTGGTGAAATTATTAGGTATAATTATATGCATTCTCAGATTTTTAGCTGACAAATTCCTTTAAATACTTCAAGAcaggaatttaaatatttgtaggtttattggggttttttgtaaacTGAAAACCAGGCAGATAATATTTTCTATCATAAAAGATGAAAGGTGATCAAGACAGTATCTTCTGTTCATATCAGCCCTCAATATTTGCCACAGGAAACAACACATTCCCATGCCAGGAGTGTGttggaggaaggaaggaattgggggaagggaaaaacctCGAAAAGTACTCagatacataatttttaattacctgAAAATGtgcattacatttttaatgatgGGCTCTTTTCCATTAAAGGGGCAGAGATCTTAGCTTGCTCATATAACAACATAATCAgcaacatttcttgtttgcaaaGGGCTGTATATATCCACCTAATACAGGCAAGTAAACTCAGTCTTTTTACCAAATTCAGAGCAATGGACATGACCAGGAGAGCATAACCCTGACTTGaggctgctttttctttttcctcactcAGTTTGCTGAGTTATATTCAACTAcaaattagaaaatataaaagacaATACACCTATTTTTGTCAACAATCTCAGCAATAACACAACACTAAACagtactgagaaaaaaatgtcgTTTGTTTCAATAGGCATGATTAGTACTGAAAAGACTCAAATTGGTTTGCAAATTTTTTATTGTACAACATGACATACTCAACAGCACACAGTTAACAATGTTCTTCATCAGAATCTTTCTTCAAGCGGTAAAATGCATGCATTTATAATGCCAgtactaaaaaaattaagacagaaATGATGACATCATTGCATTCTGAGcattaaaaagcacagaaaggcCATGTGTCAGAACGTGGAAAGTGACAGTGTGACTAAACCAGCAAATTTGTATTTGGTGAAGAGAATAGTTTCTCATGTCAAAGATAACCACACTGTTTGCTACTACTgtcttatttttattcccaaatGCACATGGACAGTGGAAATCCAGATGATACAATCTATCAGGATTTCCAGAAGGGTTAAGGAAACTAAGGACAGAcgaaaaaaataatgaaggcCCTTGCACAGATgaagaatttttcaaaaatagaataaaatcaCCTACAAGAGTTAAGAAAGCCAGAAAAGGAGATGTAACAAGGTGGCAAAAGTTGCTGATGCCACTTCATTATTTAGGGTGTTGAAGGTGAGGGTTTACAATGAAGAGCCACATACAGACCTTACATGACTTAGAAATTCAGCAATAATCCAGCACAGGAAATTAGCTGTAGACAAATGTTTAAAGATAGACAGGAGAACAAAGCTGTCCAAATGTCAAATATACAATGAGTTGACCAGCACTACTAAGGAAGAGGGGCCTTGAGGTTAGGACAGCAGATTATGGAAACAGAAGGTTAGTGCTCAACAacatcacaaaaagaaaaaaatcacttatttgaaaaggaattgagaataaaacaaagaacatCTCTTTGCTACCTATACAGCACCTGcatcttaacttctaaattACTTTTGTTCCCTCCATCTGAAAGGATGCAGAGCTCAAAATGTTCTAAACAGGGAAACAAGGAGAATCCAGGAATCATCTACCATATAATAAATAGCTAAGTAAACTAGAACTTTTGAGGCTAGACACAGAAATGTTTAAGAATGAACAAGGTAAAGGTTTATAAAGTCTTTAGCCGCAATGGAGAGGGTGGGTCTCTAATGTCTGTCTAAAAGAAAGAGCCAAGAAGCATCAAATGAAGCTAAAAGGAGGTCAGGTTCAAAACCAAGAGAAAGGTTTTCACACAGGTGACTGAGCTGCAAGAACTTCTGGTTGTGGAATACCATGAACACCAACAGCTCAGACTTGTTCAAGGGGCACTGGATAAATTAATGGAACTGGAATCTAACGAAAGCTACTAAATACACAGAAACCATCTACAGAAAAGGTATCATCCTGTGTAGTCACCCCATTTGTACAGTATTCCCTGCACATCTGCTTTCAGCTCCCACTGGGAAGGTGCACTGGGTAAACAGTCTGACCCCGTCCAGCCAGCCTCACATTCTCACTGCTTTGTGTGAAAGCACATGCCTCTAACGAATAACCATGGAGttgacagaatcacagaaaacagaacttcaaAAATTATTGAGAGGTCATTTAATCTACTCTCCTGTCTCTGGGCAGAATCAGTTGTGCATGATCTGCTGTGGAAGATGTCGAACCTGTTTTTCAAAACCTTCAAAAGCAAGCTATTCTAGTGTGAAGTGGgccttctctgaaaaaaagttctttgtAATACAACCTGAATCTTCTTTGCTGCAAAGTTAATCcctttatttcttcattgttacaaacacagagagagaTGGTCCTCCCCCTTTTGCAGTGGCTTTTCATATCCTTCGACTTAGCTACCAAAACCTAGAAAGAAAACCCAAGTCCTTTCAAATTGTAGTCACCCTatcattgaaagaaaaaaaaaaagcatcattcCTTGCAAATACCAAAATTCCTCCACATATACCCACTTGAGTGCATCACAGAAAGTAACAAAAGAGATTCTTCTAGTAGGGACATTGTTAGTAAAAAAGAAGCCACAAACACACAAACTCAAAAATGTGTGAAGTCTGGTTATTATATAAAGAATGGCCTATAGCACATAATAAATTGAGTACATCTACAACAGGCACAGAGAacagctcttccttttctgcaggaaTCTCCTCCAGTCCCCTTCTCCTCCTTATCCTTATGCCACAGAGATAACCCAAATTCTCAATCACTCTTCACAAACTACAATCCCTAGACCTCAGAGCATCCTCTTCTTCTCTCCgagaaagacaggaaagatttggagagagtccagaggtGTAATGCCCAAAGCTAGGCATAGCATTCAAATTGAGCCTAACCAAAGCTTTGACAAGAGAAGGGAATAGAGCGTGTGCCTTGCAGGCTTTCTGCTTCTGTGACATGTGTGTTCAGGGCACTGCAATCCTGCTGATTCATAGCCAGCTCATAAATCACCCAGGCTCTGCAGTGCCTCCTACTGCAACTGTTATCCACTCATTTTTACCCCAGCCTATGATTTATGCAGTTcaactaattttctttttttttctttcatatagaACACTTTTTATTCAAGAAGAGACGATCCTTTTAGGAATGTCTCAAAAACTGCAGTGatgataaatattaatttgcttCTCTTGGTCACTTCACATGGACTGTAAGGATTTCCCAGGATCAACTGGtgacacttttaaaaatctaaaaatcacTGGCTGTAGAAATTGTGAATTTGTGCTTGTCTGTgctaatttaaatatatatatatatatatacatacatacatatatatatatatgagattaagaaaataacaacaaaacagcCCAGAAACATTTTCTCTAGGTTCTAATCTTATGCTCCAACTGGGCTCCTCTTGAGTATCTGCACACTTAGGGCTTTTTTGTCCATCCAATCATCTGGTTTGCACAGTAGCAACTCAGAGCAGACACCTTGGCTAAGACACTGGGTGCAGTCTGACTAGCTCAGCACACACCAGAGTggttgtcataggttagcaagctaAGTCTCGGAAGTGATgcctgatagaacctatcagctggccagtttgaatatggacaattctttaagccacttaaagttgtgaccgcctctgtgatccacacttaagaatagacaaactcccccccaagctctctctcgtttctggcgctgggacaggtggctgcgggccccgtgcgggggccagtgggcacagcccaggccctgctcgggccaggccgggccgggccgggccatcctggagccgatgggcggaaccccccccccacccccccagcagggctgtgggcagcgAGAGCAGCTCGgctccccccttccctccactgcggccaagatttcagcGAAAGGGGCACCGCTGTCCGGCAGAGGTCAggtgaccaacagtgataaaccacattccagctgcaaggccggGGTGAGATTaacctttttattgctgtgaagagctgaaaacctgagggaagagaaagaggagatgcttcaagctgaaattctgttctgaagctatgatatatcagagtatcctgttgtaatttcatgaagatatggggggtggagtgctcaactcgtaagcaaaagcacctgcgctgagataggcagatgctgaagcagctgtaatttcatgagaagtttggacagggagagatggaccagatgaggacttttgctccaaatgggaaaggagaaaacctcagttcctagagatgctcccagagatagtcctaaagatgaagatgaggaagaccctttgctcccagggaaggcgAAGGtcctctattcttagagatgaaatgctcccagagatgggtgaagagaacttctgtttctgaatggctcaaccttaaaattataccccaaaaaccttcaagagtggaccctcgagagcagttgcaggaaaagctgcaagtcgggggagGGGACTCACAtgggagcagagagactcctcttcctaaatggactgaacaaagttatttggaagtgggcggctgtctcattgtgataatgcgttcatagcatgagcaagagagactcctcttcctaaatgaactgaacaaggttattatggaagtggcaaacagactgaacatctcaagggttgtcttttcacattgtcagtgggagaagggaggaaggtggggggaggaggagagttctgaaggtggtataattttttttttcttcttttaggtctgttaataaacttctttatattctttcaagattggtgcctgctttgcgtttctcctaattcttatctcacagaagataaacagtaatgagtattttagaccaaaccactacactaaattggtgtttctgcccggttacaaacccaacccgctacagTGGTTTATCTAGCACTTGAAGTGCTAGTCAgcctttagggaaaaaaaccaagtgaGATTGACAAACAACCACCAAAGTCAAGATGTCATCAAGCAGATGTCACATCTTGGCTGAATTCTGCATCTTCACCATTtgagtttttttcttgcattgaGAATTAATAGTGAGCAAAGTAAATAACATCCACAAATTGCCCACTAACAGTTAGAGACACTGCTGGCATTATTGACTTACTCAAATTTGTATCCCAGTTGCAATAAAAATACCACAGGCTTAATGTACAGGCAAATGCAAAATTACTAGAGAATTAAGAGTGTTATAGCACCAAAAGACTTGTTGTAACAAGCAGAGATGCGTGAGCTAATCCCTCTGAGCAATTTATTCAGTGCCTTCAACCCCTGTTCTGTTAACGAATTCAATGGgacatatttatttctgtgaatttattCCTTAGAATTactaataaattaattatataaCCATGCTCAGTCTCCAGATCGCTTGCAAACTAATAGCCAACCCACCAAGATTTTATGTTCCTAAATCAGATTACTTATTCAGCTAATCCACATACTTTTCAGTCTACAAACCCACAGCATTTTCAAGGTGGTTACTACATTAAAGATTATGCAAATGAGTATCAtgacatttttatctttctcagCTGAGCATTTCGGAAATCAAGAACTTGTTCACATGAATAACTGCAGAAAACATTCATCAGGCTCTGAATGCAAACTAAATAGGGAAATTCTTAACCCATTTTCACTTTCAAAGAGATAAGATTAAATTTAATATGATAAACTAATTCATAAATCTTCTGAGACAGTACCTAAATATGCTAAATATTGCATAATAATTAATTATCTGGGATATACAGAATACAGGATTCCATTAACTTGCACAATGGTCAGCTTCTTCCTTTCATACTGTATGCAACCAGAACAATGTTTAAAATCAAAGTCAAATATTAcatgtaccttttttttttttgccagcataaaactttattttaccATAGTGAAATCTGTATTTAACAAAACCTTTTGGGTTGGATTTCCCTTGCCTACACAGTATTTTGGCAAAACCTGCCAGGCACAGCATGAATAAAATTTTTGGTCAGTAGTCCACACTTCAAGTAATAACACTGATAAGTGGCCAGTGTGCTACCAACATAACTTTACTTGACTTAGTAGCAAAACTTCAATTAAAGTACAACTAAACTGTAAACCGAACAGCACTTTGACTCTTATTGCTCATTTCTGATGTGTCAAatttctcacattttaaaataaattttgagaaGGAGAGGCTACTAGGAAAGTGACAAAAGGCATTTCTAAAGaccctgcttttctttctgtgttacTAAGAATATAGAAATGACTTCAGGCAGATTGCATTGAATGTTAGATATTTGATGTGCACAGTAAAAAGGCCTTTAATATTACCAAAGTAGTCTCCTTAATCCACAGTTCAAATACCTATTTTAAAGGCATTTGGCATTATATTTAAACAAAGCTAGTGCAATGCCTGCAGCTGCAAATTGCAGGGAACAAATGCAAATCACAAGAGTTCACACTGCAGGCTCTGAAAAGTCATCAAAGCCTCCAAGTACTTTTAAAGAATAAGGTACAAAACACCACCAAGACCCCACAAGCTACCCTGCAGAAATCCATTGCCTTCTACCTGATACAGCACTGAATATAAGAACTTCaatccttcccttttccagagCCTCTATGAAAATTCAAATGACACCCAGTAGACATATACACAaccaaaaggggaaaaaacagttgttgtttttgtttttaatacaaCTTGAGTCTTTTTGAAGAGTTAAAACCTTACAAATTATAGCACAAATTGCACCTGTGCAACGCTGCTAAAAATGGCTAAATTAACAGAAAACTTGCCTGAGCGTGTTGGATACTGTTGCCAGGAAATTGTAATGGTACAAATCACTATGTAACCATCACTAGGAGCTATTTCCTAACTGGCACAGCTTCCTAACTTCATTTCAACCTACTGTCCAGTAAAAGGTTATCCCCACTTTGTATatacaaaaaaacaaccaaccaacaacaacaacaacaacaaaaaactagACCAGGAGGAGGTTATGTAAGAATTCTAAACCCTTCATTTCAATTCAGTGATATAGAGAGGGATTATACATATTCTCTTGCACCATTTTAGCTACCTGATAATCTTACAAACTGCAATACAGCCAATGAGTAAAGCCATagacaatttcatttttaatccaCCTGTTTTTTTGCAGTACAGAAGTAAGAATAGTAGGAATACTGAAAGCTAAACAGCCAGGCAGGATGTAAGTTGGGTACTGAGAGAGATTTAAGTTCAAAGCTTGAAATAGAATAAATACACAGTTACAGATACtagccttttccttttgatgGAGCAGAAGAATACCCATGCATTTGGACTGAAAGCATCCAACACATTTGCTCCCAGGCAACCTGAATGTGTCAGTCAGAAGGCCTCCCACCACAAGCAGCAACTCCACTGGGCCAGCTCATCGGTAGGAAgagagctggcacagctttcTACTTGCTGGGGAGCTGCGcttggggctggggcagggagcagctctgactcacacagctcctggggACCTTGCTCTCTCCACTCTGTTTATCCTAACTCATGCTAAAGATATTTCTGCTGgctttccaaacattttttttctcccagcactttcttccttcatgaaaaagaattaaatcttAAGTCGTGAGGCACCCGCCACCCTTCACACATCTCAAAAAGCTTCCCTGTACTTGGGAAGCTACACTTGGTCCCCTCTGCATGATGAGAAAACTATCATGGTCAAATTTCATCCAACCAAAgggtaaaaaacccaaacccccaaaccaacaaaaaatccaaaaccccACCTCACAAACCTGGGATAAGAGCCTGAGATGTTCTTCCTCAATTCAGAAGATTCCTGCATTTTGCCCCAAATATTACTAAAAAACGTACCAGGGgcctttccagctccctgagACTATTATGAACAGGCATGTTGGTGACTATTCACATCAAAGAGCATGCAGAGTTGTTGCTGagctgtatttaattttctaattagCAAGGtagcatataaaaatataccGGTAAGGGAAAGGCATTCAACTCAAGTCAGGTTCAAAATTaacagcaggaacagccttATTGCACCAAGCCAGGTTAGCAATTGCAATTTGCACTTCTTCAAATGAGCCCTCATCTGTATCACAAAGCGACTGCTTATTTAAGTGTGTAACAGGAACCCAGCAAGATATGTATGGCACTTattcagcaggaaaacaccTCTTCACTTTCAGCAGGGGTGGTTGCAGACAGCCACTCAAGGAGCAAGGAGAAGGCACCATGCAACTCCACAGCCCTTCTCTCATTCCTAATTCTATTACTCATCCCCACAGGCACTGTCAGTGTTTACACTGTCATTGTCCCTATTTCTGTATGAGTTATGGGTCTTCCAGGATTGTAAGTGAGGtggattgagaactggctgaacagcagatcccagagggtcacaatcagtggcacagggtccAACTGGTCATTAGTGGTGTCCCACAAGGTTCAATACTGGGCCCAACACTGTTTAACTTATTCAtcaatgacttggatgaaggggcagaggcctcctcagcaagttcactgatgaCAGAAAGCTGTGAGGAGTGGCCAAtaccccagagggctgtgcagcccttcagaaggacctcgACAGGTtgcagagatgggcagagaagaaccttctgaaattcaacaaaggcaactgcagggtcctgcacccggggaggaataaccccaggcaccagtacaggctgggggctgacctactggaaaacagctctgtggagaaggacctaggggtcctggtggacaagcTGACCATGAGCAAGTTCTCCATAAGCCATGACCAAGAAGGCCAGTAAGATCCTGAGGTGCATTAGGAACGTGAGTAGGTCAAGAGAGGgaatcctgcccctctactcagccctacTGAGGCTGCAtctgaagtgctgtgtccagttctgggctcctcaggacaagagaaacctggagctcctggagcaggtccaggaGATGGCAACAGATTAAGGGGTTGCAACATCTCttaggaggaaaggctgagggaacttGGCCTGtccagccttgagaagagacaactgagaggggtcctcatcaatgtctgtaaGTATTTGAATGAAGCGTGCCAAGAGGGtggatccaggctctgctcagtggtgttgagcaatgggacaagaggcaacaggcagaaactgatgcacaggaagttccacctggatgtgaggaaaaacttcttcactgtgcaggtgaccgagcactggaacaggtttcccagagaggttgtggagtctccctcaccaGAGATACccaagaactgtctggacacaatcctgtgccttgtttctgggatgaccctgcttgagcagggaggtaggaccagatgacccactgtggtcccttcaacctgacccattctgggattctgtagCACATTTGGTACTATGTAAAATTCCATTGTACTTAATATTGCTGCAATACACATGGGCCTTGTGATTTTTTAGTAAACCAATTGATAAAAATGGGTACAGATAAGAAAATGCCTGGCTAAGCACTATTTAAAAACTTTCACTGATGCAGCATGTTAATTCTCTGCATGATTCACTTGCATTAAAGATGCTCCTCTCAGTAAAAACATCCCTGTGATAAGGTATGCTTCCTATTTAATTGGGCATGCCTGGGAGCTGAGCACGCAGCATGTGCATGGGAAAGGGATGGGACCCAGCCCTGGGAACAAGAAAAGGCTGACTAAGACAAGATCAACACTTTGAGCACACAACAAAGCAAATCTGGCTTTATCAAGGGACACAACTCCCCTTTGATTCCCAGTGCCCCTGCTAATTCCACTCAGGCCACCATTTTGAGCATGCAAGGGGAGGCTGTCAATTGAAGCGAGAAGAAACATGAACTGCAGAGCACACACAAGCCTGAAACACTCACTAAGGGCAAATGCAATCCAGTTTACCAGTTGGctttgtggtgctgctggcagcctgcGTGCTCAGACAGAAAGACAGCAACTACAGTTGGGAAGGAAAATATGGGACTTGGATGTTTGTACAAGGCCCTGCTTATGCCCCTGGAAAGCAAATCTTGTCCTGCTTTTCTACTACATACACAGGTGCCTGGAACACAGCCTGGAAGTCCAGGCTTTTGTCTTCAACTCTCTTTCAGGCCACCTTCAAAGTTTTTGTTTTacacagcactgcctggcacCCCTACTGTGCCCAAGTTCAGTCCTCATTACAGCACCGTCTATAAACGTGACCTAATTTTTATGCCTGAATATCAACTTCTTGGACCTCTGCCTCTCCGCAAGGCATGTGCTGGGACAGGATCtcatgcagctgcagctggaaaccTAGGAGACTGGCATTGCATAGAAATAGCTCAAACAAGCATGGCAGTAAGTTGCCTAGCATGTTGAATGCAGGTGAACACAAGCATAAAGCTCAGAACTTTTCTCAGTCATCGAGCAGCTTAAGAACTGTGCAACACCACATCCAGTTCTCTAGGGCATGGTGTGGAACAGCACAGACAGTAAGAGGACTGTGGAAACTCTTTAGACCACAGTCCAAATCCATCAAATCTATTCTGGTACGTTTCTTCAGTGTAAAACTGCTCCAGATtccaagaagaggaaaaatcacTAGACCAGGCCACTAGCCAGGCCAAAACATTGTGGAAGCAACCAAATCTTTAGCAGTATGAATTACCCAGACAGGCAATCAGTATCAGCTAGCTGGAGTTATAGtctgaaatttttaatgttaactGTAATAACTTGCAACTTGCATATTGAAAGATTATACAGTTAGAATCACAGGCTTGTCAAAGTTGGAAGAGATCTTTAATATCATTAAGTCCCACCATTAACCAGGCACTATTCCTGTGACCCCTAAACCACATCACCTAGCACATGATTCAAGCACCTCTTAAACACCTCCACagacggtgactccaccacctccctggggagcctattccaatgcctgaccatccaaacagtgaattttttttttttttttctaatatctaatctgaatctccgCTGTCTCATTTTAAGTCCACTTCCTCTGGTCCTCTCACTGCAGTCACGGTGGAAGAGACGGGCTCCATCTCACTGCAGCCTCCTTCCAGGGAgttgctgcagctcagcatgGCCGGTCACACTGAGCGCTGGCTCGGCTTGTCAGAGCTCACCACCTGAGAGCTGAAGTGAGCAGTTAAACCCCTCTGCGTATTTTATTGAGACAACTGGAAAAAACCGACACATTTGAGACCTGCACACCATTCTAATCGTATGAAGGCCTTTCACATAAAACTTTATCACCCCTTGGGCAGGCTTAAGACAGCGACTGCCCGCAAGCACAGCGCAGTGTTTACACGGAGCACACAGCGCTCCAGCGCTCGCACCACGCACGGACTACACCCTGTGTTGAGGTGCTCCCGCACAGCTCCTTACTGCTCACCTCCCAAACGACTGCAAAGGCGTCTGTGCTATGGCTCAGACCCAGCGCCTTTTCCAGTCCCGCTCACCCCCTACGGTGAGAAACCCCACACCTCGACACACTTCACACTTTGCCACCTCCGACGCACAGCGGCTACCCGGGGCCGAGTCTGCCACCGCAGGCAGGTCTCTGAGAAGGGGCCCGCGACACAGCAGAGCAACGAGGAGGcggcagagctgctccctaCGAGACTCCCCCCAGACGCGGTTGCTCCGAGCTCGAAGCCTCACAAGCGCCACCCAAGCCCGGCTCGCCCTCAGCGGCCCCGACCAGGCCCGGCCGGGAGTAGCGGGGCCGCGCCGGCAGCACTGCGCATGCGCGGCCGCAGCGCCGCCACTGCGGCCGCGGAGGGGGAGCGCTGCGGGCCCGGGCGCGCAGCGGGGCGGCATGGCCAGCCTggtccccgccgccgccgcctcgtCTCCCGCCGGCGCCGCGTCCCGCAGCAAGAAGCGCCCGGCGAGCCCGGGCACCGGTGGCGGCCCGACCAAGAAAAAGAAGGCGACGGCGCCTGGCGGCTCGCAGGTAATGGTGAGAGGGGGTCGGGCAGCCCGCATGCGCGGTAGTGACCTGCTTTTCCCCGCCCCTTCCCGCCGTGCTGGGAGCGTGTCCCGCACCCCCTCCTACCGGGACTGTTCCGGCTCCCGGGACCCACGGGTATCCCGGGACACGCCGCTGCCGCCCCA
It encodes the following:
- the INO80C gene encoding LOW QUALITY PROTEIN: INO80 complex subunit C (The sequence of the model RefSeq protein was modified relative to this genomic sequence to represent the inferred CDS: deleted 3 bases in 2 codons), yielding MAQTQRLFQSRSPPTVRNPTPRHTSHFATSDAQRLPGAESATAGRSLRRGPRHSRATRRRQSCSLRDSPQTRLLRARSLTSATQARLALSGPDQARPGVAAAPAALRMRGRSAATAAAEGERCGPGAQRGGMASLVPAAAASSPAGAASRSKKRPASPGTGGGPTKKKKATAPGGSQGAGGEAVNENKFLNTDSSTGSVETTAKPLPFKDPNFIHSGIGGAAAGKKNRTWKNLKQILASERALPWQLNDPSYFNIDAPPSFKPAKKYSDISGLPANYTDPQSKLRFSTIEEFAYIRMLPSDVVTGYLALRKATSIVS